From a region of the Catalinimonas alkaloidigena genome:
- the hemF gene encoding oxygen-dependent coproporphyrinogen oxidase, with amino-acid sequence MMPTKERIRDWFAGLQDEICQALETADGGATFIEDKWDRAGGGGGRTRILQQGRVIEKGGVAFSAVHGPTPEKILRALELPQADFFATGVSIVIHPRNPHVPIIHMNVRYFEMSEGTRWFGGGIDLTPHYVVAEDARFFHQALKTACDRHDAAYYPKFRRWADDYFYIRHRQETRGIGGIFFDHLKPDAAHDQADLFAFVQDVGRTFAPVYTHLMAKNHDRPYGEQEVAWQRLRRGRYVEFNLVYDRGTKFGLDTDGRTESILMSMPPLAQWEYNYQPQPGTPEQETLVVLKKDVDWVTA; translated from the coding sequence ATGATGCCGACAAAAGAGCGCATCCGCGACTGGTTCGCGGGGCTGCAGGACGAGATTTGCCAGGCGCTGGAAACGGCCGATGGCGGAGCGACTTTCATAGAAGACAAATGGGACCGCGCCGGCGGCGGCGGCGGGCGGACCCGCATATTGCAACAGGGCCGGGTTATCGAGAAGGGGGGCGTCGCCTTTTCGGCCGTGCACGGCCCCACCCCCGAAAAAATCCTGCGCGCGCTTGAGTTACCGCAGGCCGATTTCTTTGCGACGGGCGTTTCCATCGTCATCCATCCGCGCAATCCGCACGTCCCGATCATCCACATGAACGTCCGGTACTTCGAAATGTCGGAAGGAACCCGTTGGTTCGGAGGGGGCATTGACCTGACGCCGCACTACGTCGTAGCCGAGGACGCGCGGTTCTTTCATCAGGCACTCAAAACGGCGTGTGACCGGCACGACGCCGCCTATTACCCAAAATTCCGGCGTTGGGCCGACGACTATTTCTACATCCGTCACCGGCAAGAAACCCGGGGTATCGGGGGGATTTTCTTCGATCACCTCAAGCCCGACGCGGCCCACGATCAGGCCGACCTGTTCGCGTTTGTGCAAGACGTAGGCCGGACGTTTGCGCCGGTCTATACCCACCTGATGGCGAAAAACCACGACCGGCCTTACGGCGAACAAGAAGTTGCCTGGCAACGTCTGCGTCGTGGACGGTACGTAGAGTTCAACCTGGTGTACGACCGGGGAACCAAGTTCGGGCTCGATACCGACGGGCGCACCGAATCGATTCTGATGAGCATGCCGCCCCTGGCCCAGTGGGAGTACAATTACCAGCCTCAGCCGGGCACGCCTGAACAAGAAACGCTGGTCGTCCTCAAAAAAGATGTGGATTGGGTAACCGCCTAG
- a CDS encoding NAD(P)-dependent alcohol dehydrogenase, with protein MKAIVINQYGGEEVLELDDMPIPEIGADEVLVKNYATSVNPVDWKVRKGDAKLLTGFKFPRVLGGDVAGTVAQLGENVRRFQPGDRVFALKPALKEGGAYAEYVAIKARYLVHIPQELSFEEAAAVPLAGLTAYQGLVHDGNITANQQVLINGSSGGVGVFAVQIAKAFNTEVTGVCSGRNVELTRSLGADQVIDYTQEDVLALRQQFDLIYDTVGNLSFKSGRHLLKPHGVWVTTQPMPVNFLYSALTLLGRQSYKVVTTKPGSRDMLQLKMLIEQGTVRPIIDRTYALDEIAEAHRYSEAGHAVGKIVVQVRPEQKEARATTSEATALTD; from the coding sequence ATGAAAGCAATTGTCATCAATCAATACGGTGGAGAAGAAGTACTCGAACTGGACGACATGCCCATTCCGGAAATTGGCGCCGACGAAGTGTTGGTCAAAAACTACGCAACGTCGGTTAATCCGGTCGACTGGAAAGTCCGCAAAGGCGACGCCAAGCTGCTCACCGGTTTCAAATTTCCACGGGTGCTGGGCGGCGATGTGGCCGGAACCGTAGCACAACTCGGCGAAAACGTGCGGCGTTTCCAGCCCGGCGACCGGGTGTTTGCCCTGAAACCCGCGCTGAAAGAAGGCGGCGCGTATGCCGAATACGTCGCGATCAAAGCGCGATACCTGGTGCACATCCCTCAAGAGCTTTCGTTCGAGGAAGCCGCGGCGGTGCCGCTGGCCGGGCTAACGGCCTATCAGGGGCTGGTGCATGACGGAAACATCACCGCAAACCAGCAGGTACTGATCAACGGAAGTTCGGGGGGCGTCGGTGTGTTTGCCGTGCAGATTGCCAAGGCGTTCAATACGGAGGTGACGGGCGTGTGCAGCGGCCGGAATGTAGAACTCACCCGCAGCCTGGGTGCCGATCAGGTCATCGACTACACGCAGGAGGACGTATTGGCTCTTCGGCAGCAATTCGATCTGATCTACGATACGGTGGGCAATCTTTCTTTCAAAAGCGGTCGGCATTTGCTCAAGCCCCACGGCGTTTGGGTGACCACGCAGCCCATGCCCGTCAACTTTCTGTATAGTGCACTTACGCTGCTGGGGCGTCAGTCCTATAAGGTAGTTACCACCAAGCCGGGAAGCCGCGACATGCTGCAACTGAAGATGCTCATCGAACAGGGAACGGTGCGGCCGATCATCGATCGCACCTATGCATTGGACGAAATTGCGGAGGCGCATCGCTACAGCGAAGCGGGACACGCCGTAGGTAAAATTGTGGTGCAGGTGCGCCCCGAACAAAAAGAGGCAAGGGCCACGACCTCTGAAGCCACCGCCCTGACGGACTAG
- a CDS encoding adenylate/guanylate cyclase domain-containing protein: MEKQDFTILYVDDEEQNLISFKAAFRRKYQVLTAHSGEEGLRIMRDFDVDLIITDQRMPGMTGVQFLERILPEFPDTIRMVLTGFSDIEDIIDAINNGGVFRYITKPWDELELQMTIENARQISALQRKNKKLLLDLKQKVEEQERTLKLFVRYVPEQVVEKALSTSGDTVLDGETRYIAVLFCDIRGFTPLSETLAPRETVAFLNDYYSLMGKAIKRHGGAVYQFVGDEISATFGAPIDHAHKERSAVFCALEMREKLEQLNRRYCDRFGCEIEIGISVHAGEVVAGNLGSEDRIGYSVTGDTVNTAKRIETLTKGKSNLILISDQVYAQTQHLLDVNVWEPQAVKGKKDKIQVYEVLRRK; the protein is encoded by the coding sequence ATGGAAAAGCAGGACTTTACCATCTTGTATGTCGACGACGAAGAGCAGAACCTGATTTCTTTCAAAGCCGCCTTTCGGCGGAAGTATCAGGTGCTGACGGCCCACAGCGGCGAGGAGGGTTTGCGCATCATGCGCGATTTCGACGTGGACCTGATCATCACCGACCAGCGTATGCCGGGCATGACGGGCGTGCAGTTCCTGGAGCGCATCCTGCCCGAATTTCCGGACACAATTCGGATGGTGCTCACGGGTTTCAGCGACATCGAAGACATCATCGACGCAATCAATAACGGAGGGGTGTTTCGGTACATCACCAAGCCTTGGGATGAACTCGAACTGCAAATGACGATCGAAAATGCCCGGCAAATCAGTGCGTTGCAGCGGAAAAACAAAAAGCTGTTGCTCGACCTGAAACAAAAAGTAGAAGAACAGGAACGAACCCTGAAGTTGTTTGTGCGCTACGTGCCCGAACAGGTTGTTGAAAAAGCTCTGTCCACGTCGGGCGATACCGTCTTGGATGGCGAGACTCGCTACATCGCTGTGCTTTTCTGCGATATTCGGGGGTTTACACCGCTGAGCGAAACGCTGGCGCCCCGCGAAACCGTGGCATTTCTGAACGATTATTATTCTTTGATGGGGAAGGCCATTAAGCGCCACGGTGGCGCGGTTTACCAGTTCGTCGGCGACGAAATTTCTGCTACGTTTGGCGCTCCCATCGATCATGCCCACAAGGAACGCAGTGCTGTGTTCTGTGCCTTGGAAATGCGCGAAAAGCTGGAACAACTGAATCGCCGTTACTGCGATCGCTTCGGATGCGAGATCGAAATCGGCATCAGTGTGCACGCTGGCGAAGTGGTAGCGGGCAACTTAGGGTCAGAAGACCGGATCGGCTACTCTGTAACCGGCGATACCGTCAACACGGCGAAGCGCATCGAGACGCTTACCAAAGGAAAGTCCAACTTGATTCTGATCAGCGACCAAGTCTATGCCCAGACACAGCATCTGCTCGACGTGAACGTCTGGGAACCGCAAGCGGTCAAGGGGAAAAAAGACAAGATTCAGGTATACGAAGTGTTGCGGCGCAAATAA
- a CDS encoding Pycsar system effector family protein: MPVDEALLKRCQSFVEEYFRVHLSPKIRYHTIEHAQAVASACKDIGEHSGLSDAELEVVQLAGWLHDTGYGVNGPLNHEEESKKIASAFLTGEHYDAQRLGQVLGCIDATRMPQSPKTLAEKVVCDADLCHLASDTYFRSAKLLKQEVAAVRGQKIGKAKWLQGNQDFFNTHDFFTEYARNNLQPLKDKNLEQIQQKLRKIEQKSTKAAEPQAEVERLQKKLEKEKKKRKKLKAKSKKSTRNVDSMFRTVSKNHIDLSSIADNKANIMISVNAIIVSILVSVLLRKFEDYPNLVIPTMILIAVCLTTIVFAILATRPNVTSGRFTKEDIDQKRANLLFFGNFHKMELKDYAAGMNQVIKDDEFLYGSMIRDIYFLGNVLGQKYRRLRISYTIFMFGFIISVISFAVAVLFFPPANY, from the coding sequence ATGCCCGTAGACGAAGCGCTGCTGAAACGTTGTCAGTCGTTTGTAGAAGAGTATTTTCGGGTGCACCTTTCGCCGAAAATCCGGTACCATACCATCGAGCACGCACAGGCCGTTGCGTCTGCCTGCAAAGACATTGGCGAACACAGCGGGCTATCGGATGCTGAACTGGAAGTGGTGCAACTGGCGGGATGGTTGCACGACACCGGGTATGGGGTGAACGGTCCGTTGAATCACGAAGAAGAAAGTAAGAAAATTGCGAGCGCCTTTTTGACGGGCGAGCATTACGACGCCCAACGGCTCGGGCAGGTGCTGGGATGCATCGACGCAACGCGCATGCCCCAGTCGCCCAAAACCTTGGCCGAGAAGGTAGTTTGTGACGCAGACCTTTGCCATCTGGCTTCCGACACGTACTTCCGGTCGGCCAAGTTGCTGAAGCAGGAAGTAGCGGCGGTGCGTGGCCAGAAAATCGGCAAGGCAAAATGGTTGCAAGGCAATCAGGATTTTTTCAATACCCACGATTTTTTTACGGAATACGCGCGGAATAACCTGCAACCCTTAAAGGACAAGAATTTGGAACAGATACAACAAAAGCTGCGCAAGATCGAACAGAAATCGACGAAAGCAGCGGAGCCGCAGGCGGAAGTCGAGCGGCTGCAAAAGAAGCTGGAAAAAGAAAAGAAGAAGCGGAAAAAGCTGAAGGCCAAGTCGAAAAAATCGACCCGAAACGTGGATTCCATGTTCCGAACCGTCTCGAAGAACCACATTGACCTCAGTTCGATCGCCGACAACAAAGCCAACATCATGATTTCGGTCAACGCCATCATCGTCTCGATTCTGGTATCGGTGTTGTTGCGAAAATTCGAAGATTACCCGAATCTGGTGATCCCGACCATGATTCTGATCGCGGTGTGCCTGACAACGATCGTCTTTGCCATTCTGGCCACCCGGCCCAACGTGACGTCCGGGCGCTTCACCAAAGAAGACATCGATCAGAAACGCGCGAACCTGTTGTTTTTCGGCAACTTTCATAAGATGGAACTGAAAGATTACGCCGCTGGCATGAACCAGGTAATCAAAGACGACGAGTTTTTGTACGGAAGCATGATCCGCGATATTTACTTTCTGGGCAATGTATTGGGGCAGAAATACCGTCGTTTGCGCATTTCTTATACCATTTTCATGTTCGGATTCATTATTTCGGTGATCTCGTTTGCGGTAGCGGTGCTCTTCTTTCCGCCCGCCAACTACTGA
- a CDS encoding NAD(P)/FAD-dependent oxidoreductase, translated as MKYDVIIAGAGPAGVSCALHAAAAGLNVALLDRAAFPRDKICGDALSGNVLYELGRLPGDALRAFHGLETHQEAWGIRFYAPNHQYLDLPFPRKKHVRTAPGFVMPRVEFDAYLFQRAQTTSGITIYSGESVQDVHVDRQGVEVQTTHHQLQGELLVGADGAQSIVRRQLISYTKLDRRHHCAGLRVYYEGVMDFATPASIELHFLPELLPGYFWMFPLPGGKANVGLGMLSSVVSRRRLNLRHLLNNIIYEHPTIAPRFRHARALESIKGFGLPLGSVRRQLSGERFMLVGDAASLIDPFSGEGIGNALQSGRIAAQHAVHCITEQRYSAADLRQYDEAVYTKMGMELRVSRGLQQLARFPGLFNFVVKKANRNPEVRRLLMSMYDDVDLKRELTRPGFYVRLLTSRGG; from the coding sequence TTGAAATACGATGTAATAATTGCGGGAGCAGGGCCCGCGGGCGTTTCTTGCGCCCTACATGCGGCCGCCGCCGGGTTGAACGTGGCGTTGCTGGATCGGGCGGCTTTTCCTCGTGATAAGATTTGTGGAGATGCATTGAGCGGCAACGTCTTGTATGAACTGGGCCGCTTGCCGGGGGACGCGTTGCGTGCTTTCCACGGTTTAGAAACTCATCAGGAAGCGTGGGGAATACGGTTCTACGCTCCCAATCATCAGTACCTGGATTTGCCCTTTCCCCGAAAAAAGCATGTGCGTACCGCTCCGGGCTTTGTGATGCCGCGCGTCGAGTTCGATGCTTATCTGTTTCAGCGTGCACAAACTACTTCTGGTATAACCATCTACTCAGGCGAGTCGGTCCAGGACGTTCACGTTGATCGGCAGGGTGTTGAGGTACAGACCACACACCATCAGTTGCAGGGAGAGTTGTTGGTAGGAGCCGATGGCGCGCAATCGATCGTCAGGCGGCAACTGATTTCCTACACCAAGCTAGACCGGCGGCATCACTGTGCCGGACTGCGGGTGTACTACGAAGGAGTAATGGACTTTGCTACGCCCGCTTCGATCGAATTACATTTTTTGCCGGAACTCTTGCCGGGCTACTTCTGGATGTTTCCACTGCCCGGAGGGAAAGCCAACGTAGGGCTGGGCATGTTGTCGAGTGTGGTGAGCCGCCGCCGTCTCAATCTGCGCCATCTCCTGAACAACATTATCTATGAGCATCCCACCATCGCTCCTCGTTTTCGGCACGCACGGGCGCTCGAAAGTATCAAAGGCTTTGGCCTGCCGCTGGGTTCAGTGCGGCGACAGTTGTCGGGAGAGCGATTCATGCTGGTGGGCGATGCCGCCTCGCTGATCGATCCTTTTTCGGGCGAAGGCATCGGCAACGCCCTGCAAAGCGGTCGCATCGCCGCCCAACACGCCGTGCACTGCATTACGGAACAGCGCTACAGCGCTGCCGACCTGCGTCAGTACGACGAAGCGGTCTATACAAAAATGGGCATGGAGTTGCGGGTGAGCCGTGGTTTGCAGCAACTGGCGCGTTTTCCGGGGCTATTCAACTTTGTTGTGAAGAAAGCCAATCGCAATCCGGAAGTTCGGCGACTGCTGATGAGCATGTACGATGATGTGGACCTAAAACGGGAGCTAACCCGGCCGGGCTTTTATGTACGTCTGCTGACCAGCCGTGGGGGTTGA
- a CDS encoding YfiR family protein yields MKKTVYLLLAIFLAQGILTSKAYAEKPISSDESVIYSVFIYHFTKYVKWPESSRYQSGDFVIGVLGNTPLMAELEKMAATKKVDDRSIKIVKYSTPDEIGKDVCHILYLPEGKSDLFDDVQKKTRYNSTLIVTHKEDLGKAGSQINFVVREGKPRFEMNENALFERNLKYVSTLRSLAIMI; encoded by the coding sequence ATGAAGAAAACTGTTTACTTGCTTCTGGCGATCTTTCTAGCCCAGGGCATACTGACCTCAAAAGCTTACGCTGAAAAGCCAATCTCTTCTGACGAGAGTGTAATCTACAGCGTTTTTATCTACCACTTTACTAAATACGTCAAGTGGCCTGAGTCGAGCCGCTACCAATCTGGCGATTTCGTCATCGGTGTGTTAGGCAATACGCCGCTGATGGCAGAGCTGGAAAAAATGGCAGCTACTAAGAAAGTAGACGACCGCTCGATCAAAATCGTCAAGTACAGCACCCCTGACGAGATTGGCAAAGATGTATGTCACATCTTGTACTTGCCCGAAGGCAAAAGCGACTTGTTTGACGATGTGCAGAAGAAAACGCGTTACAACAGCACCTTGATTGTTACCCACAAAGAAGACTTGGGCAAAGCCGGTAGTCAGATCAACTTTGTGGTCCGCGAAGGAAAGCCGCGCTTCGAAATGAACGAGAATGCGCTTTTCGAGCGTAACCTGAAATACGTCTCGACACTACGTTCCCTCGCTATTATGATCTGA
- a CDS encoding thiamine pyrophosphate-dependent enzyme — protein sequence MITDITSPSHADAGRRFAQPSARFCEAWRLMATARAMANWYENHRNVCSRYVHSTSRGHEAIQVAAALHLQPDDYAAPYYRDDAFLLGLGLTPYELMLQLLAKADDPFSGGRTYYAHPSLRRPGFPTIPHQSSATGMQAIPATGMAQGILYLTRQGLLHPDLRPVVVCSIGDGAMTEGEVSEALQMAVLKKLPILYLVQDNDWAISATGAEMHAMNAWEFAAGFKGLRRLQTDGVAFVQAYEAVGEAMAYVREQRAPLLLHARCPLLNHHTSGVRQEFYRPPDEVERLHQSDPVDHLSAYLTREGIATHEELDLWEDEINEMIALEFERALAAPDPDPATVRDYVFVPTSITAEQGQRHPEGAENVLMVDAALHAIDELLSEHPEALLYGQDVGKRLGGVFREAARLAEKHGEHRVFNTPIQEAYLVGSTVGMSAVGAKPIVEIQFADYIWPGMNQLVEELSKSCYLSQGQFPVQALIRIPIGAYGGGGPYHSGSIESTLLTIRGIKVVYPANAADLKGLMKAAFLDPNPVIMLEHKGLYWSKVPGTAAARTPEPDRHYVVPLGKARLVQEAAPHHGKQGTSAVIITYGMGVYWALAATASFEDRISIQDLRTLHPLDWEAVVNEVEKHNKVLLLTEEPLLNSFMESLAGRISRQCFRALDAPVFTLGAEALPAVPLNVVLERAMLPTPEKVGAALEELLAW from the coding sequence GTGATCACCGACATAACATCCCCTTCCCACGCGGATGCCGGGCGTCGTTTCGCCCAGCCGAGCGCCCGCTTCTGTGAAGCCTGGCGTCTGATGGCCACCGCCCGTGCCATGGCCAACTGGTACGAGAACCACCGCAACGTCTGCAGCCGTTACGTGCACAGCACCTCACGCGGACACGAAGCCATTCAGGTAGCGGCAGCATTGCACCTGCAACCCGACGACTACGCCGCCCCCTACTACCGCGACGATGCGTTTCTGCTGGGGCTGGGATTAACACCCTACGAACTGATGTTGCAACTGCTGGCCAAGGCCGACGATCCGTTTTCGGGCGGACGTACCTACTACGCCCATCCTTCGTTGCGCCGACCCGGCTTTCCTACCATTCCTCACCAGAGTTCCGCTACGGGCATGCAGGCCATTCCGGCCACGGGCATGGCGCAAGGCATTTTGTATCTGACCAGGCAGGGTCTGCTGCATCCCGACCTGCGTCCCGTGGTGGTCTGTTCGATCGGCGACGGGGCCATGACCGAAGGGGAGGTTTCGGAGGCGTTGCAGATGGCCGTCCTGAAAAAACTGCCGATTCTGTATCTGGTGCAAGACAACGACTGGGCCATTTCGGCGACGGGGGCGGAAATGCACGCCATGAACGCGTGGGAATTTGCGGCCGGGTTCAAAGGACTCCGACGTTTGCAAACCGACGGCGTTGCGTTCGTACAAGCCTACGAAGCGGTCGGCGAAGCGATGGCCTACGTACGCGAACAACGTGCGCCGCTGCTGCTACACGCCCGCTGTCCCCTGTTGAACCACCATACGTCCGGCGTACGGCAGGAATTTTACCGTCCGCCCGACGAAGTGGAGCGCCTGCACCAGTCCGATCCGGTCGACCACCTTTCTGCGTACCTCACCCGCGAAGGCATCGCGACCCATGAAGAACTCGACCTGTGGGAAGATGAAATCAACGAAATGATCGCGCTGGAGTTTGAACGCGCCCTGGCGGCACCCGACCCCGATCCGGCTACCGTGCGCGACTATGTATTTGTACCGACTTCCATCACCGCGGAACAAGGCCAGCGACACCCCGAAGGCGCCGAGAACGTGCTGATGGTCGATGCGGCCCTCCACGCCATCGACGAACTACTGAGCGAGCACCCCGAAGCGCTGCTGTACGGGCAAGACGTAGGCAAGCGACTCGGCGGTGTATTCCGGGAGGCGGCCCGTCTGGCCGAGAAGCACGGCGAACACCGCGTTTTCAACACGCCCATTCAGGAAGCGTATCTGGTAGGCTCGACGGTAGGCATGTCGGCCGTTGGCGCTAAGCCCATCGTCGAAATTCAGTTTGCCGATTACATCTGGCCCGGCATGAACCAACTGGTGGAAGAGCTTTCCAAATCCTGCTACCTGTCGCAGGGGCAATTTCCGGTGCAGGCCCTGATTCGCATTCCGATCGGGGCGTACGGCGGGGGCGGCCCTTATCATTCAGGTAGTATCGAGTCGACATTGCTGACCATCCGGGGCATCAAAGTAGTGTATCCCGCCAATGCTGCCGACCTGAAAGGATTGATGAAAGCGGCATTTCTGGACCCGAATCCGGTAATTATGCTCGAACACAAAGGCCTGTACTGGTCCAAAGTTCCGGGAACGGCCGCGGCACGCACACCGGAACCGGACCGGCACTACGTTGTTCCGCTGGGCAAAGCGCGATTGGTTCAGGAGGCCGCCCCGCACCATGGCAAACAGGGAACTTCTGCCGTAATCATCACCTACGGCATGGGCGTATACTGGGCCCTGGCGGCCACCGCCTCGTTCGAAGACCGCATTTCAATACAGGACCTGCGGACGCTTCACCCGCTCGACTGGGAGGCCGTGGTCAACGAAGTGGAAAAGCACAACAAAGTTTTGCTCCTGACCGAAGAGCCGCTGCTCAATTCGTTCATGGAATCGCTGGCCGGGCGGATTTCACGCCAATGCTTCCGCGCACTTGACGCACCTGTGTTTACGCTGGGTGCCGAAGCCCTCCCCGCCGTGCCGCTGAACGTGGTTCTGGAACGGGCCATGTTGCCCACGCCCGAAAAAGTCGGGGCGGCGTTAGAAGAGTTACTGGCCTGGTAG
- a CDS encoding RNA polymerase sigma factor, producing MTAEEYSIWERQLVEDCLLGKREAQKSLYERFYGEMMGACLRYSQNREEAAEIMNDGFLKVFTRLDQYNHKNSLKGWIYRIMVNTAIDHYRRNRKHYHTLDIQYADERPFDENVVDQLSKEDLLRLVQLLPDSYRMVFNLYVLEGFAHHEIAEKLNITEGTSRSHLAKARGKLQAMVKKHQLSDYERYAG from the coding sequence ATGACTGCCGAAGAATACAGCATCTGGGAACGACAACTGGTCGAAGATTGCCTTCTTGGAAAAAGAGAGGCTCAAAAATCTCTGTACGAGCGATTCTACGGAGAGATGATGGGGGCATGCCTTCGGTACAGTCAGAACAGGGAAGAGGCAGCGGAGATTATGAACGACGGTTTTTTGAAAGTCTTCACCCGGCTGGATCAGTACAATCACAAGAATTCGCTCAAGGGCTGGATCTACCGGATCATGGTCAACACGGCCATCGACCACTACCGCCGCAACCGCAAACATTACCACACGCTGGACATTCAGTACGCCGACGAACGGCCCTTTGACGAAAACGTCGTGGATCAGCTTTCGAAAGAAGATCTGCTGCGTCTGGTTCAGCTACTTCCCGACTCTTACCGGATGGTCTTCAACTTATATGTATTGGAGGGGTTTGCCCATCACGAGATTGCCGAGAAATTAAACATTACCGAAGGCACATCGCGTTCACATCTGGCCAAAGCACGCGGCAAGTTGCAGGCCATGGTGAAGAAGCATCAGCTTTCAGATTACGAAAGGTATGCAGGATAA
- a CDS encoding ATP-binding protein translates to MDRSPSWYEALVGHLPDVLVVCDRALQIRFVTPSVQVQLGYTPAELHGTSIRKLFLEEGWARFLEQWEGLAVHPERTLDLMLVLQPKTGEWVQADVRVRHLFDDPQVAGGLLTIRPMPEIEAGVVQLQDYIKQLKSAVKEQTQALEAKNQELHDALEHLKNTQLKLVESDKMASLGELTAGIAHEINNPINFVSSNITPLQTDLAEIQELLKQYETLHKETNVEARLNQIAQLRKALEPEFLFEEMEALIKGIREGADRTRSIVNGLRTFSRLDESDFKPADLHQGLESTLMLLSNRIKNRIEVHRDYGVLPLVECLPGKLNQVFMNIINNSLQAIEGKGNLWLHTQQKGNAVEIRIRDDGPGMSEDVKRRIFEPFFTTKDVGQGTGLGLSISFGVMERHQGRIEVESTPGKGTEFIITLPVQQEATQ, encoded by the coding sequence TTGGATAGATCCCCATCCTGGTACGAGGCGCTGGTCGGACACTTGCCCGACGTCCTTGTCGTGTGCGACCGTGCCTTGCAGATCCGGTTCGTAACCCCTTCGGTGCAGGTACAACTGGGCTATACGCCGGCCGAACTGCACGGTACTTCCATCCGGAAACTCTTTCTGGAAGAGGGCTGGGCGCGATTTCTGGAGCAATGGGAGGGCTTGGCGGTACACCCGGAACGGACGCTAGACCTGATGCTGGTCCTGCAACCGAAAACAGGAGAGTGGGTACAGGCCGACGTGCGCGTTCGGCATTTGTTCGACGATCCGCAGGTGGCCGGAGGGTTGTTGACCATTCGTCCGATGCCCGAGATCGAAGCCGGCGTGGTGCAATTGCAGGACTACATCAAACAGTTGAAAAGTGCTGTCAAGGAACAGACACAGGCCCTCGAAGCTAAAAATCAGGAATTGCACGATGCGCTCGAACATTTGAAAAATACACAACTCAAACTCGTCGAGAGCGATAAGATGGCCTCGCTGGGCGAACTGACTGCCGGAATCGCACACGAAATCAACAACCCCATCAACTTTGTGTCGTCGAACATCACGCCGCTGCAAACCGATCTGGCCGAAATCCAGGAATTGCTGAAGCAGTACGAGACGCTGCACAAAGAAACGAATGTGGAGGCGAGGCTGAACCAGATTGCGCAGTTGCGTAAAGCGTTAGAGCCTGAGTTTTTATTTGAAGAAATGGAGGCCTTGATCAAAGGCATTCGGGAAGGGGCCGACCGTACGCGCAGCATTGTCAACGGACTGCGTACGTTCTCCCGGTTGGACGAGTCGGATTTCAAACCCGCCGATTTGCATCAGGGGCTGGAATCGACGCTGATGTTGCTGAGCAACCGCATCAAAAACCGCATTGAAGTGCACCGGGACTATGGGGTGCTGCCGTTGGTAGAATGCTTGCCCGGGAAACTTAATCAGGTATTCATGAACATTATCAACAACAGCCTGCAGGCCATTGAAGGGAAAGGCAACCTGTGGTTGCACACCCAACAGAAAGGCAATGCGGTGGAAATTCGTATTCGCGATGATGGTCCCGGGATGTCGGAAGACGTAAAAAGACGCATCTTTGAGCCCTTTTTCACAACGAAAGACGTGGGGCAGGGAACAGGGCTAGGGTTATCCATTTCGTTCGGTGTAATGGAACGCCACCAGGGACGCATCGAAGTAGAAAGCACCCCGGGTAAAGGGACTGAATTTATCATTACGCTGCCCGTGCAGCAGGAGGCAACCCAATAA
- a CDS encoding phosphatase PAP2 family protein, giving the protein MLEAIKQADREGFLWLNGHHAEWLDVVMYWVSDRWIWIPFYLWLIYLIFRTYGRQGWVLLLGLVVATALADRISSGFFKPYFERLRPCHDPLLADRVHLLQAHCGGTYGFISSHAANTFALATYLWLAWRKKIPASALLFAWATLVSYSRIYAGVHFPLDVLTGGLLGVGLAFLCFRSVAWIEERYRPIKT; this is encoded by the coding sequence GTGCTAGAAGCAATCAAACAAGCGGACCGCGAGGGCTTTCTATGGCTGAACGGCCACCATGCCGAGTGGCTGGACGTGGTGATGTACTGGGTTTCCGACCGCTGGATCTGGATTCCCTTTTACCTCTGGCTGATCTACCTGATTTTTCGCACGTACGGTCGGCAGGGGTGGGTTTTGCTGCTGGGATTGGTGGTGGCCACCGCCCTGGCCGATCGGATCTCTTCCGGCTTTTTCAAACCATATTTCGAGCGCCTGCGCCCCTGTCACGATCCGTTACTGGCCGACCGGGTGCATCTGTTGCAGGCGCACTGTGGGGGCACCTATGGATTCATTTCGTCGCACGCCGCCAACACGTTCGCGCTGGCGACGTACCTGTGGTTGGCCTGGCGCAAAAAAATACCAGCGTCGGCCTTGCTCTTTGCGTGGGCGACGCTGGTATCGTATAGCCGTATTTATGCCGGAGTTCACTTCCCACTGGACGTACTGACCGGAGGCCTGTTGGGTGTGGGATTGGCGTTTCTGTGTTTCCGGAGCGTTGCTTGGATAGAGGAACGATACCGGCCTATAAAAACTTAA